A window of Rhabdothermincola salaria contains these coding sequences:
- a CDS encoding zinc-dependent alcohol dehydrogenase, with product MKALRFERNVPRFAAAAVAGRLAGGAGAKVGPLRLRSVDPPEPPGSDWTEIKPRLAGICGSDLATIDGHSSRYFEPIVSFPFVPGHEVVADLDEAVGEVPAGRVVVEPVLGCVTRGIDPVCDACARGDLGNCERIAFGAIEPGLQTGFCCDTGGGWSTRMVAHASQLHAVPAHWSDEAAVMVEPTACAVHGALAAQVREGDLVVVLGAGALGLLTIAALTRFAPACTVLAVAKHPVQRDLAAQLGAHTVVAPGEIARAVRRATGTMAIGDGDIVRLTGGADVVIDCVGNDTSLAQALAVVRPRGRITMVGMPGHTQVDLTGLWQREITLAGAYAYGTEVLADGARHRTFDLAFDLVDAADLGRLVSATYPLARFTDAIAHAASAGPRGAVRIAFDLRNEKERNRA from the coding sequence GTGAAGGCCCTCCGCTTCGAACGCAACGTGCCCCGCTTCGCGGCGGCGGCCGTCGCCGGACGGCTGGCCGGAGGCGCCGGCGCCAAGGTCGGACCCCTGCGGTTGCGCTCCGTCGACCCGCCCGAGCCGCCCGGCTCCGACTGGACCGAGATCAAGCCCCGACTGGCCGGCATCTGCGGATCCGACCTGGCCACCATCGACGGTCACAGCTCGCGCTACTTCGAGCCCATCGTCTCGTTCCCGTTCGTGCCCGGCCACGAGGTCGTCGCCGACCTCGACGAGGCCGTGGGCGAGGTGCCCGCCGGCCGCGTCGTGGTGGAGCCCGTCCTCGGCTGCGTCACCCGCGGCATCGACCCCGTCTGCGACGCCTGCGCCCGCGGCGACCTCGGCAACTGCGAGCGCATCGCCTTCGGGGCCATCGAACCCGGGTTGCAGACCGGGTTCTGCTGCGACACCGGGGGTGGCTGGTCCACCCGCATGGTCGCCCACGCCAGCCAGCTGCACGCCGTACCCGCGCACTGGAGCGACGAAGCCGCGGTCATGGTCGAGCCCACGGCCTGTGCGGTGCACGGTGCCCTGGCCGCCCAGGTCCGCGAAGGAGATCTCGTGGTGGTCCTCGGCGCCGGAGCCCTCGGCCTGCTGACCATCGCCGCCCTGACCCGCTTCGCCCCCGCCTGCACGGTGCTGGCCGTGGCCAAGCACCCCGTGCAGCGCGACCTGGCCGCCCAGCTCGGCGCCCACACCGTCGTGGCTCCCGGAGAGATCGCCCGGGCCGTGCGGCGGGCCACCGGCACCATGGCGATCGGTGACGGCGACATCGTGCGCCTCACCGGGGGCGCCGACGTGGTCATCGACTGCGTGGGCAACGACACCTCCCTCGCCCAAGCCCTCGCCGTGGTGCGCCCCCGGGGCCGCATCACCATGGTGGGCATGCCCGGCCACACCCAGGTCGACCTCACCGGCCTGTGGCAGCGCGAGATCACCCTGGCCGGGGCCTACGCCTACGGCACCGAGGTCCTCGCCGACGGCGCCCGCCACCGCACCTTCGACCTGGCCTTCGACCTGGTCGACGCCGCCGACCTCGGTCGGCTGGTCAGCGCCACGTACCCGTTGGCCCGCTTCACCGACGCCATCGCCCACGCCGCGTCCGCCGGCCCCCGAGGGGCCGTGCGCATCGCCTTCGACCTCCGCAACGAGAAGGAACGCAACCGTGCCTAG
- a CDS encoding lysophospholipid acyltransferase family protein: MSRHSTGNGGLGDWTGRRMPITRSQAVELVKRLPVNRTAAGTAGRAGAAALGRALPAPLRAPTVPAGVEVPPAESKVGAAYDTEWARSYPARAARVLLVEGVVRPTMDLLATPTVKGTDRLADLDGPVVFAANHHSHVDTPLMLSVIPEPWRHHLFIGAAADYFFGNRVTSTLSALVIGAIPIERTKVTRTSADQAAELIDDGWSMLIFPEGGRSPDGWGQAFRGGAAYLAIRCRVPVVPVHLEGTGRILRKGKNVPRPTPTTVTFGDPIVPGPDDDSRNMAVRIERAVAALADEAGSDWWQARKRAAAGETPSLQGPGVGAWRRTWALGDRRGGRRRPRRAWPEV, from the coding sequence ATGAGCCGTCACAGCACCGGCAACGGTGGCCTCGGAGACTGGACCGGTCGGCGCATGCCGATCACGCGGTCCCAGGCCGTCGAGCTCGTCAAGCGCCTCCCGGTGAACCGCACTGCGGCGGGCACGGCCGGGCGCGCCGGCGCAGCCGCCCTGGGACGCGCCCTGCCGGCGCCCCTCCGCGCTCCCACGGTGCCGGCAGGGGTCGAGGTGCCTCCGGCCGAGAGCAAGGTGGGCGCCGCCTACGACACCGAGTGGGCCCGGTCCTATCCGGCCCGCGCCGCCCGGGTCCTGCTGGTCGAGGGCGTCGTGCGTCCCACCATGGACCTGCTGGCCACCCCCACCGTCAAGGGCACCGACCGCCTCGCCGACCTCGACGGACCGGTGGTCTTCGCCGCCAACCACCACAGCCACGTCGACACCCCCCTGATGCTGTCGGTCATCCCCGAACCGTGGCGGCACCACCTCTTCATCGGCGCGGCCGCCGACTACTTCTTCGGCAACCGGGTCACCTCCACCCTGTCGGCCCTGGTCATCGGCGCCATCCCGATCGAGCGCACCAAGGTGACCCGCACGTCCGCCGACCAGGCGGCCGAGCTGATCGACGACGGGTGGAGCATGCTCATCTTCCCGGAGGGCGGACGCTCCCCCGACGGGTGGGGCCAGGCCTTCCGCGGCGGCGCCGCCTACCTGGCCATCCGCTGCCGGGTGCCCGTGGTGCCCGTCCACCTCGAAGGCACCGGGCGCATCCTGCGCAAGGGCAAGAACGTGCCCCGCCCCACCCCCACCACCGTCACCTTCGGCGACCCCATCGTGCCCGGGCCCGACGACGACTCCCGCAACATGGCGGTGCGCATCGAACGAGCCGTGGCCGCTCTGGCCGACGAGGCCGGCAGCGACTGGTGGCAGGCCCGCAAGCGGGCCGCGGCCGGGGAGACCCCGTCGCTGCAGGGTCCGGGTGTCGGGGCATGGCGCCGCACGTGGGCCCTCGGCGACCGACGAGGCGGCCGGCGCCGGCCCCGTCGCGCCTGGCCCGAGGTCTGA
- a CDS encoding HAD-IB family hydrolase, whose amino-acid sequence MIPAALAGKRLFITGTTGFLGTNLLERLLRSVPDCELVLLVRPGKRSSIEQRVAREILKNDAFDRLRGELGKDGFAEMTARRITAVAGDVGRDGLGLDEAGRALLAGCDVVIHSAATVSFDSPLDSAVEVNLLGPSRIAAVLNEMGVAPHLVAVSTCYVAGNRRGSAPEQLVDESPFFVDVDWRKEVEGARRARSDAEAQSRTPEKLAEFRARARRELGAAGSPLLSDKTEQLRSRWVGDRMVEAGRARAASLGWPDAYAYTKALGELALNENRGDVPVSIVRPSIIETALAEPRPGWIRGFRMADPVIISYARGLLKEFPGVPEGIVDVIPVDLVSAAIIAVAAKGPEPDIEVVQVASGSQNPLHYRRLVDLVSDWFLEHPLYDPKGQPIVVAKWSFPGRGRVQGQLQRAQKTLERAESVLAQLPLRGKQAEWSASLESKREEAEQALGYVELYGAYAECEAVYGLDRLLALWDDQTDDDRRDFCFDPRVIEWDSFTTDIFLPSVVQQARVRTTPGGRTGPSRSERLRAQVLAPERQLAAFDLENTLIASNVVASYAYLATRRMPRDERLRFAASLLAEGPSLLSLDRADRSDFLRFFYRRYDGAPVQQIDEDAAEMFSRLIIAKSFPAAIRRVREHRAAGHRTVLITGALDFVVKPLTPLFDDIVAAEMGVRHGAYDGELTDVPPTGESRAQVLMDYAAAHGLDLSETVAYADSTSDLPMLEAAGFPVAVNPETRLAALARKRGWLVEHFAKAPGAPRRLVPIGPRRTRHGGLANPLVPGGTA is encoded by the coding sequence GTGATTCCTGCGGCCCTGGCCGGAAAGCGCCTCTTCATCACCGGTACCACCGGGTTCCTCGGCACCAACCTGCTCGAGCGGCTCCTGCGCAGCGTGCCGGACTGCGAGCTCGTGCTGCTGGTGCGACCGGGCAAGCGCTCCTCGATCGAGCAGCGTGTGGCCCGCGAGATCCTGAAGAACGACGCCTTCGACCGCCTCCGGGGCGAGCTCGGCAAGGACGGCTTCGCCGAGATGACCGCTCGGCGCATCACCGCCGTCGCCGGCGACGTCGGCCGCGACGGCCTCGGGCTCGACGAGGCCGGACGCGCCCTGCTCGCCGGCTGCGACGTCGTCATCCACTCGGCCGCCACCGTCAGCTTCGACTCCCCCCTCGACAGCGCCGTCGAGGTGAACCTGCTCGGCCCCAGCCGCATCGCCGCCGTGCTCAACGAGATGGGGGTGGCACCTCACCTGGTGGCGGTGTCCACCTGCTACGTGGCCGGCAACCGACGGGGCTCGGCCCCCGAGCAGCTCGTCGACGAGAGCCCCTTCTTCGTCGACGTCGACTGGCGCAAGGAGGTCGAGGGGGCCCGCCGGGCCCGCAGCGACGCCGAGGCCCAGAGCCGCACCCCCGAGAAGCTCGCCGAGTTCCGGGCCCGGGCCCGCCGCGAGCTCGGTGCCGCCGGCAGCCCCCTGCTGTCCGACAAGACCGAGCAGCTGCGCAGCCGGTGGGTCGGCGACCGCATGGTCGAAGCCGGGCGGGCCCGCGCTGCGTCGCTCGGCTGGCCCGACGCCTACGCCTACACCAAGGCCCTCGGCGAGCTGGCCCTCAACGAGAACCGCGGCGACGTGCCCGTCAGCATCGTGCGGCCCTCCATCATCGAGACCGCCCTGGCCGAACCCCGCCCGGGCTGGATCCGCGGCTTCCGCATGGCCGACCCGGTCATCATCAGCTACGCCCGCGGCCTGCTCAAGGAGTTCCCCGGCGTTCCCGAGGGCATCGTCGACGTCATCCCCGTCGACCTGGTCAGCGCCGCCATCATCGCGGTCGCCGCCAAGGGGCCCGAGCCCGACATCGAGGTCGTCCAGGTCGCCTCGGGCTCGCAGAACCCCTTGCACTACCGCCGCCTCGTCGACCTGGTCTCGGACTGGTTCCTCGAGCACCCCCTCTACGACCCCAAGGGCCAGCCCATCGTGGTCGCCAAGTGGTCGTTCCCGGGGCGGGGTCGGGTGCAGGGCCAGCTCCAACGGGCCCAGAAGACCCTCGAACGAGCCGAGAGCGTGCTGGCCCAGCTCCCCCTGCGAGGCAAGCAGGCCGAGTGGAGCGCCTCGCTCGAGTCCAAGCGCGAGGAGGCCGAGCAGGCCCTCGGCTACGTCGAGCTCTACGGCGCCTACGCCGAGTGCGAGGCGGTCTACGGCCTCGACCGGCTCCTCGCCCTGTGGGACGACCAGACCGACGACGACCGACGCGACTTCTGCTTCGACCCTCGCGTCATCGAGTGGGACTCCTTCACCACCGACATCTTCCTCCCCTCGGTCGTCCAACAGGCCCGGGTGCGCACCACCCCCGGCGGCCGCACCGGCCCCAGCCGCTCCGAGCGCCTGCGCGCCCAGGTGCTGGCCCCCGAGCGCCAGCTGGCCGCCTTCGACCTCGAGAACACCCTCATCGCCTCCAACGTGGTGGCCAGCTACGCCTACCTCGCCACCCGCCGCATGCCTCGCGACGAGCGCCTGCGCTTCGCCGCATCCCTGCTCGCCGAGGGGCCGTCGCTGCTCAGCCTCGACCGAGCCGACCGCAGCGACTTCCTGCGCTTCTTCTACCGGCGCTACGACGGCGCCCCGGTGCAGCAGATCGACGAGGACGCCGCCGAGATGTTCAGTCGACTCATCATCGCCAAGTCGTTCCCCGCAGCCATCCGGCGGGTGCGTGAGCACCGGGCGGCGGGCCACCGCACGGTGTTGATCACCGGCGCCCTCGACTTCGTGGTCAAGCCGCTGACCCCTCTCTTCGACGACATCGTGGCCGCCGAGATGGGCGTGCGCCACGGCGCCTACGACGGTGAGCTGACCGACGTGCCCCCCACCGGCGAGAGCCGGGCGCAGGTGCTCATGGACTACGCCGCCGCCCACGGCCTCGACCTGTCCGAGACCGTCGCCTACGCCGATTCCACCAGCGACCTGCCCATGCTCGAGGCGGCGGGCTTCCCGGTCGCCGTCAACCCCGAGACCCGCCTGGCCGCCCTGGCCCGCAAGCGGGGCTGGCTGGTCGAGCACTTCGCCAAGGCCCCGGGCGCTCCCCGACGCCTCGTGCCCATCGGCCCCCGTCGCACCCGACACGGCGGGCTGGCCAACCCACTGGTCCCCGGAGGCACGGCGTGA
- a CDS encoding lactate racemase domain-containing protein has translation MPRPGFVLDVDRSTPPILFHHGEGFRLEKLPAGRSRVLYPAEPIEALEHPDAAIRHALLNPLGDSEPLPALLTPGMKLTIAFDDISLPLPPMKRPDIRQRVIEAVLDLAAEAGVDDVMLIAALALHRRMTEAELRHAVGDRVYDAFAPHGLLVNHDAEDPDNLEYLGTTDQGEEVEINKRAATSDLIVYVNINLVSMDGGWKSTATGLASYRSLRHHHNVKTMRHSKSFMDRHASELHSSNWRMGKVLKDSGVKVFQVETTMNNNVFGTEGPMSVLQKREWEWNAKDRISFAAMKAGLDRMPQRTRRSVFQSWQAPHAMTSVQAGEVEAVHELTTENVYKQHLVPVEGQTDILTMGLPYISPYNVNSILNPILVACLGLGYFFNLYRGKPPVREGGVVVMSHPTPWEFHPVHHPSYIDFFEQVLAETTDPVRIEAEFEKGFAEDEWYRHLYRTSYAYHGVHPFYMWYWCAHALQHVGQVIIVGGDVRAVRRLGFKPASTLQDALEMASDVVGPDASITHLHNPPILMADVT, from the coding sequence GTGCCTAGACCAGGCTTCGTGCTCGACGTCGATCGTTCGACGCCGCCGATCCTCTTCCACCACGGCGAGGGGTTCCGGCTCGAGAAGCTGCCCGCCGGGCGCAGCCGGGTGCTCTACCCGGCCGAGCCCATCGAGGCGCTCGAGCACCCCGACGCCGCCATCCGGCACGCCCTGCTCAACCCCCTCGGCGACAGCGAGCCGCTTCCCGCCCTGCTCACGCCGGGCATGAAGCTCACCATCGCCTTCGACGACATCTCCTTGCCGCTGCCGCCCATGAAGCGGCCCGACATCCGCCAGCGGGTCATCGAGGCGGTGCTCGACCTGGCCGCGGAGGCCGGCGTCGACGACGTCATGCTGATCGCCGCCCTGGCCCTGCACCGGCGCATGACCGAAGCCGAGCTGCGCCACGCCGTGGGCGACCGGGTCTACGACGCCTTCGCCCCTCACGGCCTGCTCGTCAACCACGACGCCGAGGACCCCGACAACCTCGAGTACCTCGGCACCACCGACCAGGGCGAAGAGGTCGAGATCAACAAGCGGGCCGCCACCAGCGACCTCATCGTCTACGTCAACATCAACCTCGTCTCCATGGACGGCGGCTGGAAGTCCACTGCCACCGGCCTGGCCAGCTACCGCAGCCTGCGCCACCACCACAACGTCAAGACCATGCGGCACTCCAAGTCCTTCATGGACCGCCACGCCTCCGAGCTGCACTCCTCGAACTGGCGCATGGGCAAGGTGCTCAAGGACTCCGGCGTCAAGGTCTTCCAGGTCGAGACGACCATGAACAACAACGTCTTCGGCACCGAGGGGCCCATGAGCGTGCTGCAGAAGCGCGAATGGGAGTGGAACGCCAAGGACCGCATCTCCTTCGCCGCCATGAAGGCCGGCCTCGACCGCATGCCCCAGCGCACCCGCCGTTCGGTCTTCCAGAGCTGGCAGGCTCCCCACGCCATGACGTCGGTGCAGGCCGGCGAGGTCGAGGCCGTCCACGAGCTCACCACCGAGAACGTCTACAAGCAGCACCTGGTGCCGGTGGAGGGCCAGACCGACATCCTCACCATGGGGCTGCCCTACATCAGCCCCTACAACGTGAACTCCATCCTCAACCCGATCCTGGTGGCGTGCCTCGGGCTCGGGTACTTCTTCAACCTCTACCGGGGCAAGCCTCCGGTGCGAGAGGGTGGCGTGGTCGTCATGAGCCACCCGACGCCGTGGGAGTTCCACCCGGTGCACCACCCGAGCTACATCGACTTCTTCGAGCAGGTGCTGGCCGAGACCACCGACCCGGTGCGCATCGAGGCCGAGTTCGAGAAGGGCTTCGCGGAGGACGAGTGGTACCGCCACCTCTACCGCACCAGCTACGCCTACCACGGCGTGCACCCCTTCTACATGTGGTACTGGTGCGCGCACGCACTCCAGCACGTGGGGCAGGTGATCATCGTCGGCGGCGATGTCCGGGCCGTGCGCCGGTTGGGGTTCAAGCCGGCCAGCACTCTGCAGGACGCTCTGGAGATGGCGAGCGACGTCGTCGGTCCCGACGCCTCCATCACCCACCTGCACAACCCGCCCATCCTCATGGCCGACGTCACCTGA
- a CDS encoding Ig-like domain-containing protein has translation MPRTLPPSAPTRRRLGVVAVAAALIAVVTAPFAGVAAAQTSTDDPRSESATTSTSSPSPDGSAAPANGEPWIISLGDSYISGEAGRWAGNTSTLPESANDALGPTAYFDNPTDTGELIPLCHRSKSAEVHIRDDGAATGLNTLNLACSGAQTNTYWSNGYLTDAFKPGIDFYDDGKGNKGQALMLQEFAAGEDVGLIVLSIGGNDFDVSGIATACVEDFLSSNVFATYTCHTDAAQRAKVSATAAEEVQGKIVGAIANIRTAMDAAGHAEGDYTLVVQTYPQPLPYGSNFRYSESGYTRQTTGGCGFWDTDANWMVNDVLGVVNSTVRAAVAEAGGDIVTLELSPLLTGRRLCETGVDQLQAGGVTSWTQADAVDRTEWVNMIYINTAGTSHFQQESLHPDYWAQLALRNCLTQVWNDGDPRSGTCVRGTGKNADGEPNVILQDQLVTVRPQSSADRFDVVGATDVPAPGVLANDTGTDPVLLGAAGAADGPHAVAEGDDLRLVVPADGITARMVDPPAHGTLELRSDGSFTYRPADGFVGDDRFTYVAADHYGTGEVTTVVLAVGAGATPATAPLVPAFTG, from the coding sequence ATGCCTCGAACCCTGCCGCCCTCCGCACCCACCCGCCGACGACTCGGCGTCGTCGCGGTGGCAGCGGCGCTGATCGCCGTCGTGACGGCACCCTTCGCCGGGGTGGCCGCCGCCCAGACGTCGACGGACGACCCGCGCTCCGAGAGCGCCACGACCTCGACCTCGAGCCCGTCACCGGACGGGTCGGCGGCGCCGGCGAACGGAGAGCCGTGGATCATCTCGCTGGGTGACTCCTACATCTCGGGCGAAGCCGGCCGCTGGGCCGGCAACACCTCCACCCTGCCCGAGAGCGCCAACGATGCCCTCGGACCCACCGCCTACTTCGACAACCCCACCGACACCGGCGAGCTGATCCCCCTCTGCCACCGCTCCAAGTCCGCCGAGGTCCACATCCGCGACGACGGCGCCGCCACCGGGCTCAACACCCTCAACCTGGCCTGCAGCGGCGCCCAGACCAACACCTACTGGTCCAACGGGTACCTGACCGACGCCTTCAAGCCCGGCATCGACTTCTACGACGACGGTAAGGGGAACAAGGGCCAGGCCCTCATGCTCCAGGAGTTCGCCGCCGGCGAGGACGTGGGGCTGATCGTGCTGTCCATCGGCGGCAACGACTTCGACGTGTCCGGCATCGCCACCGCCTGTGTCGAGGACTTCCTCTCCTCCAACGTCTTCGCCACCTACACCTGCCACACCGACGCCGCCCAGCGGGCCAAGGTCTCCGCGACCGCGGCCGAGGAGGTGCAGGGCAAGATCGTCGGTGCCATCGCCAACATCCGCACCGCCATGGACGCCGCCGGTCACGCCGAGGGCGACTACACACTCGTGGTGCAGACCTACCCCCAGCCTCTCCCCTACGGGAGCAACTTCCGCTACTCCGAGTCCGGCTACACCCGTCAGACCACCGGTGGCTGCGGGTTCTGGGACACCGACGCCAACTGGATGGTCAACGACGTGCTCGGCGTGGTCAACAGCACCGTGCGCGCGGCCGTGGCCGAGGCCGGTGGTGACATCGTCACGCTGGAGCTGAGCCCCCTGCTCACGGGTCGGCGGCTGTGCGAGACGGGCGTCGACCAGCTCCAGGCCGGAGGGGTGACGTCGTGGACGCAAGCGGACGCCGTCGACCGGACCGAGTGGGTCAACATGATCTACATCAACACCGCCGGCACCTCCCACTTCCAGCAGGAGTCGCTGCATCCCGACTACTGGGCTCAGCTGGCCCTGCGCAACTGCCTGACCCAGGTGTGGAACGACGGGGATCCCAGGAGCGGCACCTGTGTGCGGGGCACCGGCAAGAACGCCGACGGCGAGCCCAACGTGATCCTCCAGGACCAGTTGGTGACGGTGCGCCCGCAGAGCAGCGCCGACCGCTTCGACGTGGTCGGCGCCACCGACGTGCCCGCCCCAGGGGTGTTGGCCAACGACACCGGCACCGACCCTGTCCTGCTGGGGGCGGCCGGCGCCGCCGACGGGCCCCACGCCGTGGCCGAGGGCGACGACCTCCGCCTCGTCGTACCCGCCGACGGCATCACCGCCCGCATGGTCGACCCGCCGGCCCACGGAACCCTCGAGCTGCGTTCCGACGGGAGCTTCACCTACCGCCCGGCCGACGGCTTCGTCGGCGACGACCGCTTCACCTACGTGGCGGCCGACCACTACGGCACTGGTGAGGTCACCACGGTGGTCCTCGCCGTCGGGGCGGGTGCCACTCCCGCGACGGCACCGCTCGTCCCAGCCTTCACCGGCTGA